GCGCCTTTGACCCCAACAAACCGCACCGCCGCCGCATCGAACGCATGGGCGGGCGTTTCAGTGGTGAAGATGCCAGCCTGTTTTGGGCAGAGGAAGATACCAAGGAACAAGAAGTGTATGTCGATTTCATGCGCAATTGCGGTATCTGCTACGAACCCAAGCGGGAACAAAACCAAGAGGACAACAAATCCTTCGCCGAGCGCGAATTCATCATCCCTGCCCTATTACCCCTGACCAGCAAAGCCAAAACCGCGTGGGGAAACAGCCGCCCAGATGATTGGCAACTCGACATCGAATACCCCTTCCTGCACCGCAGCATCATCGAGCGCATAATCCTACGCATCGGTGAAACCTATGAAGGCGAACCGTGGCGCACCGGCATTTTCTGCGAAACCGACGAAGCTCAATTGCTGCTGGAATGCGAATACGCCAACAAACAGCAATCCACCCAAGGGCGCTTACGCTTCCAGTTACGCGGCAACCAGCCGGAGCGTTTGGTATACGCACTACGCAAACTGGTCAGCGAAACCAGCCCGCACCGCCGCTACCACGAATACCTCAGCAAAGCAGGCACAGAACGCACCCTGTTACCCGAATTTAAGGACGAAGCCATGCAACACCCATCTAAACTGGACGCAAGCAAACCCGTAGACAAAACCATCAAGCTGTTTATCTCCTATTCCCACGCCGACGAAGCCCACAAAGAGCGGCTGGAAAAACACCTGAAAGCCATCAGCCGCACCTTACCACTCACGGCATGGAGCGACCGCCATCTGTTTGCAGGCGAGGCGGTGGATGAGCAAATCTTTCAGCAACTGAATACCGCCGATATTGTCCTGCTGCTGGTCAGCCCGGATTTCATCAATTCCGACTACTGCTTCACCAAGGAAATGGAACGCGCCTTGGAACGCTACAAGGATGAAGGCAACGTGGTGATTCCGGTCATCATCCGCCACACCGCAAGCTGGCGTAACCACAAAATCGGGCAAATCGTCGCCCTGCCCAAAGACGGCAAACCGCTGGCGAAATGGGATGATGCCGATGAATTCTGGGGCAGCGTGGAAGACGGCATCCGTGATCAGGTCAACAAATGCCTGCAAGCCTAACCGCAAGCAGTGGTCGTATTGGCGATATGTACCCGCAAACGTGAAATGTGTTTCATAAACTCCCCCGTTGGCGCAACGTGGTTTGCAAATCGGCGATGGTTTGCGGTGGCTTTTCCGCAAACAGGCGATTGAAATCATCCATACAATTCAGGGCGAACACGAGTTTCAATAAGCTGTGAAAGCTGATTTGCCCAGTCGTTTCAAAGCGTTTGATGCTGGCTTCGGCAACACCGGATTTTTCTGCCAAGGTGCGCCGTGTGAGGTTGGTTGCCAACCGTTGTGCTTTGGCTTGGGTGGCAATGATTTTCAGCAGCGTGTCGGGCGTTTGGAAAACAATAGGCATTATATTGCCTCTAAAATCATAAAAATGTGTTTAACGGATATTATAGTATCTTTTAGTTATATTGCTAAGACACTTTCATTCTATAACAACGGTAACATGGCGTATCCGTGAAAAAAGGCTGGCGTTGGACTTACGGAGGCATTCCCGCAGACAATGCGTTTTTCATTCGGGGATAGCCCATCATGACGCCACGCAACCTGTTTGACCTGATCCTGCTGGCTGCCCTGTGGGGCGGGTCGTTTCTGTTCATGCGCTATGCAGCGCCGTCATTCGGGGCAATTCCGCTGATTTGGTTACGGGTAGCGATTGCAGCGGCGTGCCTGTTGCCATTGTTATGGTGGCGCGGGCAAAGTGGGCTGTTGCGGCAAAATATGGGCGCAATGCTGGTGGTGGGTTTGCTCAATTCCGCCGTGCCGTTTGTGCTGATTGCTTGGGCGGTGCTGTCGATTACGTCGGGGTTGGCGTCAATCCTGAATGCGGTTACGCCGATTTTTACCGCGCTGATTGGCGCATTGTGGCTGAATGAGCGGCTCAGCAAGTCGCAGATGCTGGGCTTGCTGATCGGGTTTGTCGGGGTATTGCTGCTGGCAGCGGACAAGGCCGATTTCAAAGCGGGCGGTTCTGGCTGGGCGATTGTGGCGCTGCTGGGCGCGACCTTGTGCTACGGAATTGTGACCCATTACACCCGCCACAAGCTGGCGGGGGTTCCCTCACTGGTCACGGCAACCGGGGCGCAACTGGCGGCGGCTATTGTGTTATTGCCATTAGCGTATGCGTTTTGGCCTGCGGTCATGCCTGACGTTAAGGCATGGCTGGCGGTGATTGGGCTGGGCGTGGGGTGTACTGCGCTGGCGTTCGCGCTGTTTTTCCGGTTACTGGCGCAAGTGGGGGCATCACGGGCGGTGACGGTCACGTTTTTGATTCCGGTGTTCGGGGTGTTGTGGGGCAGCCTGTTTCTGGGTGAAACGGTGAGTGCGTCGATGCTGGTGGGTGGGGCAGTGATTGTGTTGGGAACGGCGCTGGCAACAGGGGTGGTGCGTTTGCCCGCCGTTTTAGCTTAAGATCACGCCTTTACAGCCAACTCAGGTCAATACCATGTCAGACAATGCCAGCAACCCCGCCGAACCCGTGTGGACAGTTGTCCAACA
The sequence above is drawn from the Thiothrix subterranea genome and encodes:
- a CDS encoding helix-turn-helix domain-containing protein, whose protein sequence is MPIVFQTPDTLLKIIATQAKAQRLATNLTRRTLAEKSGVAEASIKRFETTGQISFHSLLKLVFALNCMDDFNRLFAEKPPQTIADLQTTLRQRGSL
- a CDS encoding DMT family transporter, which codes for MTPRNLFDLILLAALWGGSFLFMRYAAPSFGAIPLIWLRVAIAAACLLPLLWWRGQSGLLRQNMGAMLVVGLLNSAVPFVLIAWAVLSITSGLASILNAVTPIFTALIGALWLNERLSKSQMLGLLIGFVGVLLLAADKADFKAGGSGWAIVALLGATLCYGIVTHYTRHKLAGVPSLVTATGAQLAAAIVLLPLAYAFWPAVMPDVKAWLAVIGLGVGCTALAFALFFRLLAQVGASRAVTVTFLIPVFGVLWGSLFLGETVSASMLVGGAVIVLGTALATGVVRLPAVLA